The region GCTTTTAATAGTTCCGCAAAAGTAATTAGACGTTTAGTAAATGGAAGTAGAACTTGATCAAGTTCTACTTGAGAAAATGCTGTACTGCCTAAAACCTCAAATCGTTTAACTGTAAGAGTTCCAGTTACGGGTATATCTTTTTGAGGAGCGCTAGGCTCGCGTGATGGATTTAATAAATCGTCAAGTGAGGGGAGAGGTTTTGGCGTTTGGACTGGAGGTTGTATCGAAGGCGATCGCAGCGACGGTGTAATAATTTGTGGTGTTATAGAGTTATTGCCTGTTTGCGCCAAAATTGGCAAAATAAAAGCAATATAGCTAGTCAAGCCAAAGCCTAGATTAACAGTTAGCCTTGAGATTTTTAATCGTCTATAGCACTCCGACATAACTAAAAGTACCTACATAACTGCAACATTGATTTGCTGGGATGTAATTTACTCGGATTATGTCATTTGAGCAAGTATAAACCCAAGATAGAGAATAGCGGCGCTTTGCGCCGCTATTCTCTATCTTGGGTTTTATAGCCTTAGCCACTTTTATTAAGACAAATCAAAACCCAAATAGTGAGAGGCTGCGCGAAGCGCAGCCTCTCACTATTTGGGTTTTATGTCCTAACAAGAATGGCGACAGCTATATAAAGACGAGAGGCGGCGCAAAGCGCCGCCTCTCATTTTTGGGTCTATGTTTGGCGAGTCATCAAATTAGTAAGACTAGCTAAAGCTTTGAAACCACGGTTCATTTTTTGCTTACGCTGAATCTTGCGAAGAATACTGACTACAGCCTCTAAGTCATGCTTATCGTCTGGAGGTTTCTTGTTGCGGAGCTGTTTGAAGGGGAGAATGACTCCAAAATGGACGGCAGCATTGCAAAAAGCATTGAGCATGGCTCGCTCAGGTGCATGAACGCCAATCGAGGAAGATCCTACTTGAATTAAACAGCCTTTATCACTGCCTGTTGCCTCACGAGTAATATCACCAATAGTTAGGAAACAACGCATGGTGATGTAGTCCGATACTGCTACAGGTGAAGAAAAGCTAACCTGCCAATTTCCTTTGAACGCATCTAGGCGCGAACAGAGCATTTGCCAAACAGCGAAGAACTCAGAAGAAGAGTTATTGCCAACAATATTTTCAGATATACCAAATGAACGAGCCTTGGAGGCAGATAAGGATAGGATCGGTGCAGAAGCGTCAGGAAGGCGATTCATAGACAAGACCAAAAACTCTTTGATTAATGTACGATAATTAAAGCTAAATGTCATCCCCCATTTATAGGCAAAATATTGGTTTAAACTACTTAAACAATATTTTTACTAGTTTTTGCTAGCTCTACATCTCTATAGCTTGTATTTTCACTAAAGGGCATGAATTACGTTTGTGACTACTCCCCAAATATGTAGCTCCACATTTTCGCCTATTTCAATGGGCTGAAAATTCGGATTTTCAGGCATGAGCCATAATTTGTTCCGATGTTTACGCAGACGTTTCACGGTTAACTCTCCATCGACTACGGCGATGACTACCTTGCCACTGATGGCTTCAAGGGAGCGATCGACTACAAGTAGGTCACGAGGATGTATACCCGCATCTTGCATGGACTCTCCGACTACGCGAACTAAAAAGGTGGAGTCAGGATGTTTGACAAGATGGCGATTGAGGTCAATCTTGCCTTCTATATAATCCTCGGTTGGGGCGGGCAGTCCTGCGGCAACGGGATTGAGATAGAGTGGCACTCGACATTTTGTAAAGTTGTCTGTTTTAAAAATAGATGAGACAATGGTTGCTGGTTCTACCTGTTGCGGATCTCTCGCGAGTGCTTCTAAGATTTCATCAGCCAGGCTAATTGGTAACCGCACAGCCTTTGTTGTTTCGTTGTATTTGCCAGTACCCACAGGACGACCTGCTCCCTGACGTTTCCCACCACGCGGCATAGTATTCTCCAAAGGTTATTTATATGTGTACTGCGATCGCTACAGTTGCACGAATATTGTACGCTAATCATATGATTTAATCGCCTATATGTCATAGGTAAATTAATTTGCGATCGATAATTTAGGACTTACGCAAATAAACCAAGTACTCAAGTTCTCGGTTTATTTGCGTAAGTCCTATAATTGAAAGGTCGATAATGACTTATCCTTGTCTTTTGTCTTTGAAGTCTAAGTACAGGACAAAAATTTAATGGAGTTGAAAAAGGCTAGAGAATTGAGATGAAGGTCAAAAATGATATCACGCAGGAAATCAAACCCAAGACGAAAAATGCTTTTAGGTAAGCGCCCATGTTTTTTAGGCTTGAGAGTCTTGAGTAGAGATTGCCATAAGCCAGAGGAAAAGCACCAGCATAAAGCGAGAGTAAGTAAAGCAAAAAGTTTAGAAAGGCGTTGAGGGTCTTGAAGATGAGTAGACTCCAAACAAAAGCCACGAGATTTAAAACAACCAAATAAAGTTTCAATCGCCCAACGCTTGGTATAGTCAGCAATGGCACTATGCGGGTTATGAGCGGTAGCGACAATTAATAAATCGCCATCATCTAGACGCATAGACGCAATATAAAGCCAATGCCCTCAAACTAGCCTCGGTTTAGATAGCACCTTTGATTGGCCAATT is a window of Pseudanabaena sp. BC1403 DNA encoding:
- a CDS encoding LexA family transcriptional regulator, producing MPRGGKRQGAGRPVGTGKYNETTKAVRLPISLADEILEALARDPQQVEPATIVSSIFKTDNFTKCRVPLYLNPVAAGLPAPTEDYIEGKIDLNRHLVKHPDSTFLVRVVGESMQDAGIHPRDLLVVDRSLEAISGKVVIAVVDGELTVKRLRKHRNKLWLMPENPNFQPIEIGENVELHIWGVVTNVIHAL
- a CDS encoding transposase: MRLDDGDLLIVATAHNPHSAIADYTKRWAIETLFGCFKSRGFCLESTHLQDPQRLSKLFALLTLALCWCFSSGLWQSLLKTLKPKKHGRLPKSIFRLGFDFLRDIIFDLHLNSLAFFNSIKFLSCT